From a single Ornithorhynchus anatinus isolate Pmale09 chromosome 4, mOrnAna1.pri.v4, whole genome shotgun sequence genomic region:
- the DRD5 gene encoding D(1B) dopamine receptor, with protein MPPLRGHRLLTGCLLSLLILWTLLGNALVCLAVVRCRHLRSRVTNVFVGSLAASDLLVALLVMPWKAAAEVAGHWPFGAFCDVWVALDIMCSTASILHLCLIGLDRYWAVSSPFGYQRGMRPRLALLAVGATWALSALISFLPVQLHWHKAPADATGRPASTGCDSSLNRAYAVSSSLVSFYIPVAVVLVTYARIYRIARGQIRRISSLERAARQARDRRGAGPPDRPARSGPRASVRRETEVLKTLAVVVGVFVGCWLPFFVLNCLAPFCGPRAGLPCVGEGTFDVFVWFGWANSALNPVVYAFNGEFRRAFAGLLGCGRAPSGSPGRTVRLSDRLLSCDRGPRGPGRAVAAYGDVLPDEAGHGDPGLRPSPTSAGSPGEPDGDVPPGDIAPFPPGGLRETPP; from the coding sequence ATGCCGCCGCTCCGGGGTCACCGGCTCCTCACcggctgcctcctctccctcctcatcctctggACCCTCCTGGGCAACGCGCTGGTCTGCCTGGCCGTCGTCCGCTGCCGGCACCTGCGCTCCAGGGTCACCAACGTCTTCGTGGGCTCCCTGGCCGCGTCGGACCTGCTGGTGGCCCTGCTGGTCATGCCCTGGAAGGCGGCGGCCGAGGTGGCCGGCCACTGGCCCTTCGGCGCCTTCTGCGAcgtctgggtggccttggacatcATGTGCTCGACGGCCTCCATCCTGCACCTCTGCCTCATCGGCCTGGACCGCTACTGGGCCGTCTCCAGCCCCTTCGGCTACCAGCGCGGGATGAGGCCGCGCCTGGCCCTGCTGGCGGTCGGCGCCACCTGGGCCCTGTCcgccctcatctccttcctccccgtcCAGCTCCACTGGCACAAGGCCCCGGCCGACGCCACCGGCCGCCCGGCCTCAACCGGCTGCGACTCCAGCCTCAACCGGGCCTAcgccgtctcctcctccctggtCAGCTTCTACATCCCCGTGGCCGTCGTGCTGGTCACCTACGCCCGCATCTACCGCATCGCCCGCGGGCAGATCCGGCGGATCTCCTCGCTGGAGAGGGCCGCCCGGCAGGCCCGGGACCGCCGGGGCGCCGGCCCCCCGGACCGTCCGGCCCGCTCCGGCCCGCGCGCCTCCGTCCGCAGGGAGACGGAGGTCCTCAAGACCCTGGCCGTCGTCGTGGGAGTCTTCGTCGGCTGCTGGCTGCCCTTCTTCGTCCTCAACTGCCTGGCGCCCTTCTGCGGCCCCCGGGCCGGCCTCCCCTGCGTGGGCGAGGGCACCTTCGACGTCTTCGTCTGGTTCGGCTGGGCCAACTCCGCCCTCAACCCCGTCGTCTACGCCTTCAACGGAGAATTCCGCCGGGCCTTCGCCGGCCTGCTGGGCTGCGGGCGGGCCCCCTCCGGCAGCCCCGGCCGGACCGTCCGCCTCAGCGACCGGCTCCTCTCCTGCGATCGGGGCCCACGAGGCCCCGGGCGTGCGGTCGCGGCCTACGGCGACGTCCTCCCCGACGAGGCCGGCCACGGGGACCcggggctccggccctccccgacGTCCGCCGGCTCCCCCGGGGAACCGGACGGGGACGTCCCCCCGGGCGACATCGCCCCGTTCCCTCCGGGCGGCCTACGGGAGACTCCTCCTTGA